A window of Salmo trutta chromosome 31, fSalTru1.1, whole genome shotgun sequence contains these coding sequences:
- the LOC115170080 gene encoding regulator of G-protein signaling 2, whose protein sequence is MDFCCEEASEDLDKTKRLLHKPWKSRLHNFLNSPSPHSKKKMHRQSVKEAKQWGQSLEKLLNHKCGQVAFRVFLKSEFCEENLEFWLACEEFKSITSPEKLAWKAASIYEEFIQSDSPMEVNVDYHTRDTIAQSLHKPTPSCFDGAQRKVCSLMENDAYPRFIQSDYYKDLCAGGRGLGKHTRT, encoded by the exons atggatTTTTGTTGTGAGGAGGCCTCAGAAGACCTTGACAAGACCAAAAGGCTTTT GCATAAACCCTGGAAATCGAGACTCCACAACTTCCTCAATAGTCCCTCACCTcactcaaagaagaaaatgcacAG ACAATCTGTGAAAGAGGCGAAACAGTGGGGACAATCCTTAGAGAAACTACTCAATCATAAAT GTGGCCAAGTGGCATTTCGGGTCTTTCTGAAGTCTGAGTTCTGTGAGGAGAATCTGGAGTTTTGGCTTGCCTGTGAAGAGTTCAAGTCCATCACCAGTCCAGAGAAGCTTGCCTGGAAAGCTGCTAGCATTTATGAAGAATTCATCCAAAGTGACTCCCCTATGGAG GTCAACGTCGATTACCACACAAGAGACACCATTGCTCAGAGTCTCCACAAGCCAACGCCGTCTTGTTTTGACGGTGCCCAGAGGAAGGTCTGTAGCCTTATGGAGAACGATGCGTATCCTCGGTTCATTCAGTCTGACTACTACAAGGACCTGTGTGCTGGTGGCAGGGGCTTAGGAAAACATACAAGAACTTGA